The genomic window TTTTTGCCTCTACTGAGATgtctaactcattcactcccagccattatcACCGGTGCCACCCCCTTcgttcccggccgttttactggattttgaccgattttgcaaggcccacagaaaattcggttctattgctatataaacacggaaccccaccaaaagaaagtttagactctcttctttcagcaggaaaaaaaagttcatatctttttccattctttggaAATCagtattagaaaaaagcttggtttgagcaattttctaatCTCTGATGAaagaacagaaattgagctttttgtgaagcatacatttcaaacataactttgactttaacatagctttttttttgccttagTTACAGCCCAAACATTTGaatattttccttttacaaaataacaagacaaatagagcttttgatagcaaagtaacaatttatttacacataacagagatgacgctgttgtggccgcgacagccgagtaaacatttccctcatcgccgcctgtctcataaagatggatttttttgagtctctgcggggacttctcggcgagcagcacggactcaaaggcatcgtccgttgcactggtggtcccgggtgttctgctcagtcgtccagcgcctggcatcccgggcatcctctaggttgttctgctcggtcgtccgcctcctggacgtccattcggtcatcttcTGCCGGCGACCCGGCCATTCGTTGCCGTTAaatcgggtcttaccaaatgcgctactgctctccagtggccagttttatcgctttaaaatgaattttcagctttgtgctttggagctaaattgaatcagaacccagagatgtctcttgttaaaaaaaaaaaaaaaaaaaaaaacgtaaaagatgtatacatctttgggacactgaaacaattaaaaatagaacgtatctaTATGTTTTTGGCAGCAAATaagtacaaatacagtacactgCACAACAGTCCTTTTcagatctcaatgtgcaaaataaggcgtcattataatctgttgggcAGAAAATAATATACGAATAGCCAGCAACCAAactaagtttaaaacttttattcGTTTTCCGTGTCGCTTATTCACTGGGAAGCAAGCTTAGGCAGCAACATGTAATAAACTGAGAACACAGGCAGGATGATCATCGACGTGGAGAGCGCTTTTACGTGACGAAAATAAGGTAAGCCGTCATTAGGCGTCTCAGTAGAGGCAAACTATAAACGTTTTCGAGAGTGCTagctgtcactagcgaacttaACACATGTATGCTACTCCTCTCATCCAGTCTTTTGTGTTAATTtatcttttgctgctcgttttgtgaaatatcgacagggctgtccttctcattaatattccgctcgggttcaaattagaagggcagaactgacgacatgtttatgtagttaaagagtgacactgtggaagtccagCAGCGTGTccgtgtgacgtcaccgccctgcgacgtcaacaacaatggcgacttacTCGTTAattgttttggtttaaaattttacaaattttattaaaacgaaaacattaagaggggttttattatcaaattattaGAATTTGTACTAACATCTATCACTTAACAATTACATGTCTTTGtacccgtggatccctttaaggttaAAACATCAGATTACTTTGCCAAAATTGTCAACACAAAAGATTAAGAGCGATTCAAGCTAGCAAATAACGGTGATGGTCCTAAAGCATTAGAGTTCTGTTTGAGCAATATTTTCCCCTATTGGCCGATTAAGCTATTCGTTAAGTGTCCCTCAGTTATAGTGTCAAGATTTGTAAGCAAACTCAATTAAGTTTATCCTGTGCCATTAACTGAAAGTTTAAAGTATGTGTGGGTTTCAGTGCATCATAATCCAGTAAGTGTGTTTCAGGTTTTGACCTGCTGTTTAGAAAAATGAGGCATTTCATAGTATCAATTTTGTATTTCAGTACAAACCAGACAGGAACAAGTTGTGCCAAATGTTTTGACTtgtatgcaaaaaataaaatcctgTTGTGTGCGTGTTTCTGTGAAAAACGTAAATGGAACTGTTCATATAACTGTGGTGTCGAAGTATGAAACACGAAAGTggcaagttttaaaacggttgttTCATAAGAACTGAAAAGCACTTTTTCAATGACTTGTAGAAATGAATCCTTTATTGCAGGCTTTTGAAGCGAAGAAAAATCCAAGACCATTTTCTTTACGTGACTCAAAGCTGTTAAATCTTCAAATAAGTTCttattaaacattattttaatgCACACTGACtgagtttttcttttgttgaccAGCGCGAATTTGCCTCATATAATTAAACAAAAGATCAATTTTTTATCATAAACCCACTTTAAAGGTTTTATTGTGATCagaagtgggtagtaatgcgttacatgtactccgttacatttactcaagtcactttttgagaaaagtacttttaagagtagttttactaagctacactttttacttttactttagatttctgaagaaaaaaacgctactcttactccactactttgggctacataagagtcgttacatttttcctcggaGGTATGATCCTTTAactttcaaaatagtaattatgaaggaaatcTCCACGATTCAAACtaagaactattttctccaccagagggcactcatgctgttTGGGCGAATAATGgttcatttatgtatttttttttctccctcatcgCAATAGCATACCgcatgaatgctatttttagactgtgacgtcgccatcgtaaaacggaagtgggacattattaacacaccctcgcatacaatccatgttatttctgctcgttttctccggtaatctttaaaaaaaaaaaaaaaaaaacatgccgatcaaacactgctgctatggaacttgtacaaATGActcgacattacgacatatgaaggttaTTTTCTTCATacgcgtccaaaagaccagtttaatgccagcaaggtgaagccattcacatctcATATGCAGTGTTCTGTCCCTTAAACTTAAGTTGACTATCTTTAAGatttgcaggcatgaaaatctctcacctttcggcaaaattcgccgttttgaagtcaaaaagggtgacctacgtgaattgtgttgaTCTGAGGAGAATTTTTTTAAGGGGAGGggtcgggagattttttttaatgtcggacgcttggtatgcaagtggggaaagcggtacaaagccaaaaaagtgcaccagagtggccaaaacattgacttatttcaacgaaacaaaggagggttcaCTGttttcctgtctcttcaatgccaagcttggctgcacgttggccgtgaatgaacacctaaagcgccatcacccagtttgtaagtccatctaactaataaCGACATGTttaattgaagttgctaagcctttggtgatatgcaatgagtcaatttatcgcacagtaaataaaaatgaaggcggtaattttcacggctgcgttttatcgtcgcgtgcatacatttgtgcgtgcgtggacACGTGCgttttgatggcatatgagactcaagttcctttcacagaagtTTATTGgttatcaacacgccgtagaattaaagttcaaagatacaaaataaggaaacacatgtagtatattaaacactgtaaacgttagcattgctacattgaggctaatgggggaaaaaagacaacctcctttagcctgctataaaacattggcagtcttatccaaaacgcaaacttgcggttaaaaggtgacacttcaaacgtgAAAATCGCAggctaacagcatttgcaaatgaaaaaaacgaTTACTgacttttgcggagtgtaaagcggtGAGCCATTTAGCGAACATACGTCcggtaaacatttcaaaataaaagcacttcatgttcgtcatataaatacgatttctggagttaatcccacatactttacttcagacttcagattctacactaagaatagctttaaaaggacaccctttatgaaaaatctgattggcaatgagtactataatactattatatatagtagtatactataatattaatgctagatatttttataagaattgttttcaatactgttggaaaggcgaagtcagtgttctgaatctgtttaggtTCCAtcattttgcactagttaatcctattggcatttgacctcattgtttattcgtgatttgttatttacgtgttattGGTACTTTGatgaagaatttaagtgttacaatatgtttttgtgaattaataagcgtcatcaaaaattttattgctaaattagcgagaaaaaaaaaagggcaaaaatagtcggctgactaaccggtagaaaattagtcatttgggacagccctagttgtacagtgtaccggtgttctgccaaaatctcctacatcggcgaaacgtcctacattagtcaaatttgacaccttaagtactactgtgcgctctaaacttgttgtgtttagatgcatacaggaataacgtactaaaaaaatgcctgcagaaagtaTTTAAATATcaaaaggacggtttaaatacgctacgtgactaatgtggtcaactgcttcaaagctaacacaaaaaaacacaacggtTAAAAATATGAGATGGtagtacatgcaaaaagtatctttgaggcagtgaaaaggttctaaataactaaatcaaaaccaaaatagtgagtactcgccgcttctaaccgatgtgcgcatgcgtgtggatgcatgcgcaagcgcgcttagcattgtgtaggacgtttccccgcgtagtaaggaatgaccgaacaccggaacatatttcctccacaccttctcacctttttaaccccggacccattttcatgcctggattTGATTTCTTTCTGGGATTTTaaattgttcatccgtccaccgGATgtcgctatagaccctactcacctacgtcacaaaatgacgtgtcgctgtatccggccgccatattgtccgtattttttagacctattctcattgttttcaattagtcgtgcaagttatagagcaattcatggaagccccggtgttatctgacgccgtaaactcattggatgcgttgcataaaaggcgttatgtggaaaagcttcagtttatccattcgccagatccatatttgatgcctaaatcgatgtttttcgacccgctgtcttcgccgtctttgcctgaccctgatatttacaactatcttgtccacacaaaatcagcctattctcacgaaagtttgaaaaactttaagagtttGGAGGCTtacaaatgctacgttgctggttgggtgaaacaggtcctcgtacacgaaaattcggcaggaatcttgtgctcgggaaggtgagttacgaaattttcaattcaaaatcttttgttcttgctaacatccactgtcaagtctaatgtatttcatgtcatttgtcaatggagctagggcttttaatgtttatatggtttagcgatagcactctcactacatgcatatataatatgtaataaatatgaagtgcgatagcactactccagattgtccctagttgaatttattttttggcttttgacctcaatagtgaaattgtaaattaattgtatgacaactgtcttattatccccttataattatatattttcaggtagttcattcacaacgtctgagtgtatgttgtcggcgattagcctagcaatgatcttaattgtggttgtcagccctaaaccctctaaatatatattaaatgcatcttaccagatataaaatgactactacataatccgtggtagtcgtttggagcccagttttctcgtcgaattgcagcagtcaatctcgctctcctctccgggtctctcggaatacggtaaaacctcaagtctctccgtctatcttctctgtttttgcaaccgaccgccacacacgacttcaccattttgattattaatgttgacgagcagaaaaacacgccataataggaggaatttacgaagcgctaatgcattaacatgacgagtatacggacaacatggcgcgggggcgtggctgtgacgtcacgtgagtagggtctattgtaaCTCTGGACTgtaaagtttttctttggtttcactatgtgcgcttggcttcccctagtggtgagttgctgtaagcagcaggcgAAAAGAACAAGTTagaaaagaggccttgaggtgttcAGTCGTTACACACCTCCCTTCTGCACcacacatcgttgggaacccttgacaaaacaaaatctaagTTTGCACGTTTTATCAATGGGTCTGATGTCATTTCAGTTTAtctattctgttatttttatgtcattTATGTGGCACGAAGCAACAcgttttgtgctaagctaaattagccacttcatTTTATTTGCTCATAATTTAGCCagtttttctgttgttttacTGTAACACGTTGTTGTTGAATGGAACCATTTGTGTATAACATTGGTGTTTTTTGTATGTTTGCAGTTTTAcaaaacaatgaaagtaaagttcaataaaagaaaacaaatgaaaCGGTAGAAAAAGACCAAGTCTGCTGTCTCTGTTTGGAACTCCATTTCTTAGGTGTTTAGCTCGCTGTCAAGGTTGAGTAGCCATACGCTCAACTGAGGGCAGAAGATGCGGTAAACGTTTTGTtgcgggccatggtcctacagaggacgaagaggtaagccattttgatatttttacttattttttagcgtggcgcttTGCCATTCTGCTTCTGTcctatgacctgaaaaaaattaaaatggtatctgacagcCACTGTTacgttttctgttgtaaaaaaaaaactttagtcagggggaagtgtaaataaattatagtatTAAGATTTGttgttaatgaaaaaattaagagttcgttggctgtcactgagtagcatttgcgatcgctacacaaaaatagtaatgtaaattgcccccaaaaaTGGTTAGAGACGTAGgaaaaccagaggatataatatataagatagacagggcatatggtggtaaaggatagatttttgaaacaggagaatctcattgtcagtggcgtagggCAATgctcacaagaaaaaggtgtcgataaaaaagctaactctggatcaggtcgactCTTTTcccgccctcgacactcaaaccatctctttaactgaacatttgtatgttcttccacatctttaccagtgaattaggcaccagggacatcattttcagtcagagttggtaggtttagctcagtaagcaTCTCGTTTGTGcaccatttccattcatttattatttgggacaaacgggaggttgacccgccaacAACAATTTctcacgtcatgaatattaatgggcaaaagtgacgtgttgcttgcagtacgccattcaattattattttttcccttgtatttctttggcttaatgtgattatgtaatgggttattgcatattgctattacaacaacagttcatataactgtgcttaggaaaaaaaataccactgttcaaaaaaaaaaaaaaaaaaaaaaaaaaaaaaaattaacacaaatataagcagttactcaaaatgttacagtgtatcacaaaagcgaGTAcagccctcgcatttctgcagatatttaagtatatcttttcatgggacaacatgacactttgacacgataaaaagtagtctatgtgcagcttatataatacagttcatttattttcccctcaaaatatagccattaatatctaaacccctggcaacaagagtgagtacacccctttgaaaaaatatccatccctaaatgtccaaattgagtactgcttgtcattttccctccaaaatgtcatgtgactcgttacaggagtgctgtcagcattgctgcagagattaaagaggtggGTGGGGGTTGTTTCagcttgttagtgctcagaccatacggcgcactctacatcaaattggtgtgcatggctgtcaccccaggaggaagcctcttctgaagatggtacacaagaaagcccgcaaacagtttgctgaagacatgtcaacaaagcacatggattactggacctatgtcctatggtctgatgagacgggcttgctttcttgtgtactagttaatgctatcagcatttgacctcattgtctatttatgatttattattgttatttatatgtttatttgtactttaataaagaatttaagtgttcaaaatgttttagtgaattaataagcgtcaacaaaaatgtcattgctaaattactaaaaaaaaaaaaaaaaaaaaaaaaagttattagtCGATTcaccgtaaaaatagtcggctgactaatcgggagaaaatttgtcatttgtgacagccctacttcattTTACCTTTTAAATCAATGTTTCGTCCTTGTAGATTCTTTGTGATCCATATAAACTCAATGGCGTTTCACAGAGGGATACACTCCTATTGACAAACCCAGAAAAGGGTATGACATTATGTGAATAAGGCCTATATGCAGCTAAACATGTTCTTGAACATGAAGTTCAATGGGAAAACTCTTATTTTCAATGTTCATTATTGCTATTGATGCACCTAccataaaaaaaatccaaaacaaatgaatattttatcttttccccaatttttcccCTTCAAAATCCTCTTAATATGTAAAGCAATATCAGCGGAGTCAGTCCACTTCTAACCAGTCATCTTTGGCCCACTCGGGTAACTGTGTTGAATATTCAAAGTCTGGACCCTTGTATCGTAAGGCATGCAGGTACATGATAAGTTCCTTTTCAGTGGGGTCAGCCCGTATAAGTTTGCACTCACTACACAAGGGGTCTTTTGGAAACTGCTTTTGATTTCTCTGCGATTTATCATCTGGTAGAGGGTCTTGAGATTCTTCAGGTAAGGTATTGTCACTGCTAACGTTAACGGTAAGCGATGTTAGGTCACCACATTGAGACTGGCGAGTCCCTCCAATTTTGCTGGCTTCACACGATCCATCTGGATGATCTTTTAGTCCATCTTGAGATAAAACCGTCCCGTTGTCAGAAACCTCCAGCAAATGGAGGCTCTCCTGATTCCGATGTTCCTCCACCAGAGCCTTGAGTAGCTCCTCGTCACTCTTTCCTACCAAACCCCCCTTCCCTCTGTGAGGACCCCAGGCGTCAGCTCCGTAGATGGGATCGTTGAGGATGGGGAAGCCCAGGTACTGGAGGTGCACCCTAATCTGATGCGTACGGCCCGTCAGTGGCAAACAGCGCACCACGCTGGTCTTGCCGTTAAAGCTAAGTCTCTGGAACACGGTCCGACACTCCTTCCCCTTGGGGTCGACGCGGCACAACCCGATTTTAAAGGACACGACCAGGATGGGCTCCTCGCAGATCAACTCACCTTCCGGAAACTCACCTTCTACTCGGCACACGTACTCCTTTTCAAGCTGTTGGGACAAATTTCAAGATCTAAATAGTCTGTCGTCCACAAAGGAAAAGAAACAAACCATAAAGAAAGAACCTACCTTCCTGTCTCTCACCAGCTGGTCCAGTTTCTTGGAAATCTCCAGAGTTCTGGCAAAGAGCAGCACTCCCGAAGTGAGTCTGTCCAATCTGTGGACCGTGTGCAGCTTAGAGATGCCCAGTTCTTTCCCCAGGATGAAAATCACTGTGTTGTGTCGGAAACGGCCGCAAGGGTGGACCGGGATGGAGGCGGGCTTGTCCACCACTACGACTTCGCCGTCGTCCACCAGGACCTCCAGAGGCTTGCCGACGACAGGGGGCTCGTGACGGTGGACGGTATTCTTCATGTGGTCGTTGTTCTGTGTTGGTAAGATGATGAAGAATCAGGTAACAGAGTACGTGTTTTTGTAGTTAGTCAAAGAGGGAAATTGACTTTGAAAACAGTGATTGACCGCTATTGCTCATTCGATCGCTTCAAGCCCCtcacagttaaaatggattggacgtcttttgcTGTCAATGTCAGGCAAAGAGTTAAATAATGTGAAGTCaccagagattaaaaaaaaaaaaaaatccaagagCGAAATACACACGagccacactttttttcccccaatgtatagattttttttaaatacattttgtttaagtttaatttttttaaaatttcgaatCATTTCTACATTTTCATTTCGAATAACTTATGTTCTATTACTCATGGATTTTTTTGAATTTGTGTATTTTAGGGGTGCAGCTGTCAAATATTttctagtcgattaattgatggacaagttagttcgaataatcgagtaatcggataaggaacatgaaaaattaaaatacccgagcctaaaacagtctaaaaatattttttaaatgagaatacatgtacaacaaaagaacaattggctaacttacacagaaaaagtccgctagcttaaatgctataaaatgcaaaagtttttttttttcttcttcccaatgctcttaacaaatggttcagacacatattcccacaaaaaatggacaaataccttaaaactaaatcatgaatgcattaaaaaacattagctcaaacaaaaacttggctaatgttggtcttaacagggagcagctggtttcagccatgagaaatgagttgatatcatattcattgttgccacccaaatcaataaaactacatgcaaacactttcaaaataaaccaatacAACACCACTTcaactaaacgaatactcgaagcaacaaaatttaattcgattatttttttctaatggaatactagagttaatcgattaatcgttgcagcactagtgtatttccccccccattttttttttttaactcatcactatttaaagcaacacttggtaacttttcaattttggtcgattttagcgccgCCAGTGAACAAaaacggtagtgttttgccttaaagaagactgcttttcccatgaggaccagcgcacacccgcacagtgtcgtaaaatcatcaaacaaaaatcaatttcccggtcgcctgcagatggattaaccctttaacaccgaacgtgttggcagcgacgcgtttacgcatatcgtctttgaagcttcatcacgctgcccccccccttaaaatccgcttatgagtcTAAGCCTATAATTGGATGTCAAataggggccacaaaatattagccCATGGGATCGCAACTTGGAGACCAATCTCCTGTATGAATGAGATAAAAACacttaaggggaaaaaaatcataatactGTACATGTATGAAAAAGGTTAgatccatttgaactcattgactgccattgacggcagtagacgtccaatccaacacAAGGGAGGATTGCTGCcaacctctcccagtcaaaatggttcaGACGTCCGGCACcggcaatggcactgaaaatgaGCATCCACAGccagtctaaatgaattggTCGTCTGTCGTTGTCAATGACAGGCAAAGACTGGCAGTGAATTGCTCAACTCAAAGTGAGAAATCCACTTACATTGTATTAAGTACCCTGGAAACTGatgtacaaaacacatgttttgTCTCCATCGTTTCAcaattcttaatttttttcttaaaacattCAATTTTTTCGTGGACAAAATGGCACTGACCTTGAGTATTATAGACAAGTCATCCACTGGGCTCTCGTTCAAGCGGATGCGACCCTCTTTGACAGCCTTCTGGTAATACTCAATGGACTCCGATCTGAACTCACTCTCGAACACTTCCATAAGGCTCTTTCCGATCCAGCGACCTTTGCAGTAGGTCTTGAAGTCAAAATAATACGGATGCACTTTACGCAGGCCGTCCTCGAAGTAGTACGAGGTTTCGTCGAAGTGTTCCTGGCTGAAACTAACACCGGGGTTTCGCTTCTGCGGAGGAGGCACGTATCTCTCCCCGGCACGGAGCTTCTTTCTTCGGGGTCTTCTCTGGTTCTTACTGAAACCGCTCGCCTCATCGCTTTTCCGTTTGCCGGTTACTTTGGCTTCTTCCTCCGTGGTTCTTCCTGCCGACACCGGGTTTTCATCTTCTACCGGTGTGGCAGCTGCCTGCTCCATCGACGACACGCCACGAATTGGGACGTATTTCTGTGTAAACACGGAGGAAAGAGAACTCACTTCGGCGTTCAATCGTTGTTTCCTCTGTGCGCAGTCACCGGGTAACAAACTGTCACATTTATAATGGTTGCTACGACGAGGAAGAGCGCTTTTACAGAAATTAAATAATACACAACTGTATAGACCGTAAATAGCTTTGCGCACTAGATGCCTCGTAGCTCTAATgttgaataaaaatgaaatttgtgGCGTTAATTTTACAAACCGAACGACCGTCAAGCACGCGTGCATTACTTGGGATCCCGAGAGGTCCTTCAAGAAGAGCAGGCGCACTTTTGTGACGTCATTGTTTAAATCTgaacgatttttttttgtttttaaattattatttcagaagcacaaacaaacaatatgccaaaaatgtctgtactttttaaaacacatttgAACAGGTGAATATTGTAAAAACACAGAGTATAAAACTAATAAGTAGggtgcaaacaaacaaaataaatcgtacagaaaataatatatatatatatatatatatatatatatatatatatatatatatatatatatatatatatatatatatatacctaaatgAAATACtgctagcccccccccccccccccccagtcatATTTTGAAAATTGATTGGAAAGTTTCCTCGCATTGTTGACCAAACGAAAAAAAATGTAGTTTGGTCGCAACAGTGTTCAGTAAGAGTTAAAAGtaaatttaaccctttataaggcaagagactatttttggtcattaaaaactaaaatattagcaaatattatttattaatcattattttattttattttttac from Corythoichthys intestinalis isolate RoL2023-P3 chromosome 15, ASM3026506v1, whole genome shotgun sequence includes these protein-coding regions:
- the rpusd2 gene encoding RNA pseudouridylate synthase domain-containing protein 2 isoform X1, with translation MHACLTVVRFVKLTPQISFLFNIRATRHLVRKAIYGLYSCVLFNFCKSALPRRSNHYKCDSLLPGDCAQRKQRLNAEVSSLSSVFTQKYVPIRGVSSMEQAAATPVEDENPVSAGRTTEEEAKVTGKRKSDEASGFSKNQRRPRRKKLRAGERYVPPPQKRNPGVSFSQEHFDETSYYFEDGLRKVHPYYFDFKTYCKGRWIGKSLMEVFESEFRSESIEYYQKAVKEGRIRLNESPVDDLSIILKNNDHMKNTVHRHEPPVVGKPLEVLVDDGEVVVVDKPASIPVHPCGRFRHNTVIFILGKELGISKLHTVHRLDRLTSGVLLFARTLEISKKLDQLVRDRKLEKEYVCRVEGEFPEGELICEEPILVVSFKIGLCRVDPKGKECRTVFQRLSFNGKTSVVRCLPLTGRTHQIRVHLQYLGFPILNDPIYGADAWGPHRGKGGLVGKSDEELLKALVEEHRNQESLHLLEVSDNGTVLSQDGLKDHPDGSCEASKIGGTRQSQCGDLTSLTVNVSSDNTLPEESQDPLPDDKSQRNQKQFPKDPLCSECKLIRADPTEKELIMYLHALRYKGPDFEYSTQLPEWAKDDWLEVD
- the rpusd2 gene encoding RNA pseudouridylate synthase domain-containing protein 2 isoform X2, with product MEQAAATPVEDENPVSAGRTTEEEAKVTGKRKSDEASGFSKNQRRPRRKKLRAGERYVPPPQKRNPGVSFSQEHFDETSYYFEDGLRKVHPYYFDFKTYCKGRWIGKSLMEVFESEFRSESIEYYQKAVKEGRIRLNESPVDDLSIILKNNDHMKNTVHRHEPPVVGKPLEVLVDDGEVVVVDKPASIPVHPCGRFRHNTVIFILGKELGISKLHTVHRLDRLTSGVLLFARTLEISKKLDQLVRDRKLEKEYVCRVEGEFPEGELICEEPILVVSFKIGLCRVDPKGKECRTVFQRLSFNGKTSVVRCLPLTGRTHQIRVHLQYLGFPILNDPIYGADAWGPHRGKGGLVGKSDEELLKALVEEHRNQESLHLLEVSDNGTVLSQDGLKDHPDGSCEASKIGGTRQSQCGDLTSLTVNVSSDNTLPEESQDPLPDDKSQRNQKQFPKDPLCSECKLIRADPTEKELIMYLHALRYKGPDFEYSTQLPEWAKDDWLEVD